The Procambarus clarkii isolate CNS0578487 chromosome 61, FALCON_Pclarkii_2.0, whole genome shotgun sequence sequence ttttccactggatgactactaagttaatgtgaccacacaggcatgaaatgttccactggatggctaccatgttaatgtgacctaaCAGCGAAAGAAcgttccactggatgaccaccATGTTTCTGTGACCACACCAAGAGAATATTCCACTGGATGACTAAATTGTTACTGTGATCACACAGCCAGGAAATGTTCCACTGGATAActtccatgttaatgtgaccacacagccagaaAATGTTCCAATGGATGACTGTCATGTTGATGTGACCACACAGGTAGGAAATGTTCCACTGGAttactaccatgttaatgtgaccgcaCAGCTAGGGTCTGcgccactggatgactaccatgttaaagTGATCACACAGAGATAGGGCCTGTTCAACTGGATGACTACAATGTTAATGTGACTACACAGCCAGAAAATGTTTCAATGGATGACTATCATGTTGATGTAACCACAAAGCTAGGAAATGCTCCACCTGGATGACTTCAATGTTAAAGAGACCACACAGCCAggaaatgttccactggatgactaccacgttaatgtgaccacacagcctggAAAGTTCCACTGGAAGACTaaaatgttaatgtgaccacacagccaggaaAAGTTCCACTTGAAGACTACCATGCTAATGTGACCACATAGCAAGGGAACGTTCCACTAGATGACGACCATGTTCATATAACCACACACCTTGGGAAtattccactggatgactaccatgttaaagTCAATACAGAGCTAGGAAATATTCCATTGGATGacgaccatgttaatgtgaccacacagccaggaaATGTTCCACTTGATTATTACCATTTTAATGAGACAAAACAGCCagagaatgttccactggatgactaccatgttaatacGACCACGCAGccaggaatgttccactggaagactaccatgttaatgtgaccacacagctagGACCTGTTCCAGTGGAAGACTACCATGTTAAATGACCACACAGCTAGAgcctgttccactggatgactaccatgttaatgtgaccacacagccattaAATGTttcactggatgactaccatgttaatgtgaccacacagccaggaaATGTTCCACTGgttgactaccatgttaatgcaACCACACTGCTAGGgcctgttccactggatgactaccatgttaatttgACCACACAGCTAGGGACTGTTaaactggatgactaccatgttaatgtgaccacacagccaggaatgttccactggaagacaaaaatgtcaatgtgaccacacagccaggaaATGTTCCACAGGTTAACCACAATGTTAaagtgaccacacagccaggaaATGTTCCACTGGATTACTACCATTTTAATGTGACCAAACAGCCAGTGAATGTTCCACTGCATGGCTACCATGTTAATATGACCACGCAGCAACGAATGTTCCGCTGGTGACTACCATGGTCATGTGAACTCACAGCCaggggaatgttccactggatgactaccatgttaatgtgaccacacagccttgAAATGTTCCAATGGATgtttaccatgttaatgtgaccacacagccaggaatgttccactggatgactacgaTGGTCATGTGACCATAAAGCCaggggaatgttccactggatgacaacCATGTTATTGTGAATACACAGCCAGGTAATATTTACATGGATgaccaccatgttaatgtgaccacacagccagaaAAAGTTCCAGTGGATGACTATCATGTTGatgtgaccacatagctaggaaaTGCTCCACCTGGATGAAAAcatgttaatgtgacaacatagcCAGGGAATGTTGCACTGGATgaccaccatgttaatgtgaccacacagccagggaatgttccattGGATGAAAACATGTTAATGTGAAAACATAGCCAGGGAATGCtgcactggatgactaccatgttaatgtgagcaCACAGCCAGGAAATATTCCAcaggatgactaccatgttaatgtgaccaaacAACCAGATAATGTGACCAAACAGCCAgacaatgttccactggatgaccaccATGTTACTGTGACCACACgaagggaatgttccactggatgactacatGGTTACTGTGATCACAAAGCCAGGAAATATTatactggatgactaccatgttaatgtgaacaCACAGACAGGACCTGTTCCACTCGATGACTACAATGTTAATGTGACCTCACTGCCAGGAAATGTTCCACTgaatgactaccatgttaatgtgaccacatagATAGGGAATGTTATAATGGATGATTACCATGATAATGTGACCATACAGCCAGGAAATGTTCCACTGGATAGCTTccgtgttaatgtgaccacacagccaggaaatgttccactggatgactaccatgttaatgtgaccacacagccagagaATGTTCTTCTGTATGactatcatgctattgtgatcacACGGCCTGGGAATGTTCCAATGGATGTCTACAATGTTAATGTGACTACACAGCCTGGGAATGTTACACTtcatgactaccatgttaatgtgaccaaacAGCCaaagaatgttccactggatgaccacaATGTTAAAGAGACCACACAGCTAggaaatgttccactggatgactacaaTGTTAAAGAGACCACACAGCTAGGAAATGTTTCACTGGATTACTAccctgttaatgtgaccacacagctagGGTCTGtgccactggatgactaccatgttaaagTGATCACACAGAGATAGGgcctgttccactggatgactacaatgttaatgtgaccacacagccaggaatgttccactggaagactaaaatgttaatgtgaccacacagccaggaaTGTTACACTGGAAGACTaaaatgttaatgtgaccacacagccaaaaAATGTTAGACTGGATTACTACCATTCTAAtgtgaccaaacagccagagaatgttccactggatgactaccatgttaatatGACCACGCAGCCAGGAAtattccactggatgactaccatgttaatatGACCACACAGCCAGAAAAAAATCCAATGGGTGACTATCATGTTAATGAGACAACACAGCCAGGAAATGTTACATTGGAGGACTACCattttaatgtgaccacacagcaagGGAACGTTCCACTAGATGACTACGATGTTCATGTAACAACACACCTTGGGAAtattccactggatgactaccatgttaatgccAATACACAGCTAGGAAATATTCCATTGGATGACGACCATGttgatgtgaccacacagccagaaAATGTTCCACTGGATTACTACCATTTTAGNNNNNNNNNNNNNNNNNNNNNNNNNNNNNNNNNNNNNNNNNNNNNNNNNNNNNNNNNNNNNNNNNNNNNNNNNNNNNNNNNNNNNNNNNNNNNNNNNNNNNNNNNNNNNNNNNNNNNNNNNNNNNNNNNNNNNNNNNNNNNNNNNNNNNNNNNNNNNNNNNNNNNNNNNNNNNNNNNNNNNNNNNNNNNNNNNNNNNNNNNNNNNNNNNNNNNNNNNNNNNNNNNNNNNNNNNNNNNNNNNNNNNNNNNNNNNNNNNNNNNNNNNNNNNNNNNNNNNNNNNNNNNNNNNNNNNNNNNNNNNNNNNNNNNNNNNNNNNNNNNNNNNNNNNNNNNNNNNNNNNNNNNNNNNNNNNNNNNNNNNNNNNNNNNNNNNNNNNNNNNNNNNNNNNNNNNNNNNNNNNNNNNNNNNNNNNNNNNNNNNNNNNNNNNNNNNNNNNNNNNNNNNNNNNNNNNNNNNNNNNNNNNNNNNNNNNNNNNNNNNNNNNNNNNNNNNNNNNNNNgaacccatactgccaggagcaacgcaactggtatgtacagggacgccttaatccgcttgaccatcacgaccggactataaggaagtgatagccgaagctatttgaaccacttccccgccggcactcggatggtaatcttgggcatagcattttatcaaatcacctcattctttggggcacacgtgaggaacacaaatgcaaacaagcctgaatggtccccaggactatatacaactgaaaactcacaccccagaagtgactcgaacccatactgccaggagcaacgcaactggtatgtacagggacgccttaatccgcttgaccatcacgaccggactataaggaagtgatagccgaagctatttgaaccacttccccgccggcactcggatggtaatcttgggcatagcattttatcaaatcacctcattctttggggcacacgtgaggaacacaaatgcaaacaagcctgaatggtccccaggactatatacaactgaaaactcacaccccagaagtgactcgaacccatactgccaggagcaacgcaactggtatgtacagggacgccttaatccgcttgaccatcacgaccggactataaggaagtgatagccgaagctatttgaaccacttccccgccggcactcggatggtaatcttgggcatagcattttatcaaatcacctcattctttggggcacacgtgaggaacacaaatgcaaacaagcctgaatggtccccaggactatatacaactgaaaactcacaccccagaagtgactcgaacccatactgccaggagcaacgcaactggtatgtacagggacgccttaatccgcttgaccatcacgaccggactataaggaagtgatagccgaagctatttgaaccacttccccgccggcactcggatggtaatcttgggcatagcattttatcaaatcacctcattctttggggcacacgtgaggaacacaaatgcaaacaagcctgaatggtccccaggactatatacaactgaaaactcacaccccagaagtgactcgaacccatactgccaggagcaacgcaactggtatgtacagggacgccttaatccgcttgaccatcacgaccggactataaggaagtgatagccgaagctatttgaaccacttccccgccggcactcggatggtaatcttgggcatagcattttatcaaatcacctcattctttggggcacacgtgaggaacacaaatgcaaacaagcctgaatggtccccaggactatatacaactgaaaactcacaccccagaagtgactcgaacccatactgccaggagcaacgcaactggtatgtacagggacgccttaatccgcttgaccatcacgaccggactataaggaagtgatagccgaagctatttgaaccacttccccgccggcactcggatggtaatcttgggcatagcattttatcaaatcacctcattctttggggcacacgtgaggaacacaaatgcaaacaagcctgaatggtccccaggactatatacaactgaaaactcacaccccagaagtgactcgaacccatactgccaggagcaacgcaactggtatgtacagggacgccttaatccgcttgaccatcacgaccggactataaggaagtgatagccgaagctatttgaaccacttccccgccggcactcggatggtaatcttgggcatagcattttatcaaatcacctcattctttggggcacacgtgaggaacacaaatgcaaacaagcctgaatggtccccaggactatatacaactgaaaactcacaccccagaagtgactcgaacccatactgccaggagcaacgcaactggtatgtacagggacgccttaatccgcttgaccatcacgaccggactataaggaagtgatagccgaagctatttgaaccacttccccgccggcactcggatggtaatcttgggcatagcattttatcaaatcacctcattctttggggcacacgtgaggaacacaaatgcaaacaagcctgaatggtccccaggactatatacaactgaaaactcacaccccagaagtgactcgaacccatactgccaggagcaacgcaactggtatgtacagggacgccttaatccgcttgaccatcacgaccggactataaggaagtgatagccgaagctatttgaaccacttccccgccggcactcggatggtaatcttgggcatagcattttatcaaatcacctcattctttggggcacacgtgaggaacacaaatgcaaacaagcctgaatggtccccaggactatatacaactgaaaactcacaccccagaagtgactcgaacccatactgccaggagcaacgcaactggtatgtacagggacgccttaatccgcttgaccatcacgaccggactataaggaagtgatagccgaagctatttgaaccacttccccgccggcactcggatggtaatcttgggcatagcattttatcaaatcacctcattctttggggcacacgtgaggaacacaaatgcaaacaagcctgaatggtccccaggactatatacaactgaaaactcacaccccagaagtgactcgaacccatactgccaggagcaacgcaactggtatgtacagggacgccttaatccgcttgaccatcacgaccggactataaggaagtgatagccgaagctatttgaaccacttccccgccggcactcggatggtaatcttgggcatagcattttatcaaatcacctcattctttggggcacacgtgaggaacacaaatgcaaacaagcctgaatggtccccaggactatatacaactgaaaactcacaccccagaagtgactcgaacccatactgccaggagcaacgcaactggtatgtacagggacgccttaatccgcttgaccatcacgaccggactataaggaagtgatagccgaagctatttgaaccacttccccgccggcactcggatggtaatcttgggcatagcattttatcaaatcacctcattctttggggcacacgtgaggaacacaaatgcaaacaagcctgaatggtccccaggactatatacaactgaaaactcacaccccagaagtgactcgaacccatactgccaggagcaacgcaactggtatgtacagggacgccttaatccgcttgaccatcacgaccggactataaggaagtgatagccgaagctatttgaaccacttccccgccggcactcggatggtaatcttgggcatagcattttatcaaatcacctcattctttggggcacacgtgaggaacacaaatgcaaacaagcctgaatggtccccaggactatatacaactgaaaactcacaccccagaagtgactcgaacccatactgccaggagcaacgcaactggtatgtacagggacgccttaatccgcttgaccatcacgaccggactataaggaagtgatagccgaagctatttgaaccacttccccgccggcactcggatggtaatcttgggcatagcattttatcaaatcacctcattctttggggcacacgtgaggaacacaaatgcaaacaagcctgaatggtccccaggactatatacaactgaaaactcacaccccagaagtgactcgaacccatactgccaggagcaacgcaactggtatgtacagggacgccttaatccgcttgaccatcacgaccggactataaggaagtgatagccgaagctatttgaaccacttccccgccggcactcggatggtaatcttgggcatagcattttatcaaatcacctcattctttggggcacacgtgaggaacacaaatgcaaacaagcctgaatggtccccaggactatatacaactgaaaactcacaccccagaagtgactcgaacccatactgccaggagcaacgcaactggtatgtacagggacgccttaatccgcttgaccatcacgaccggactataaggaagtgatagccgaagctatttgaaccacttccccgccggcactcggatggtaatcttgggcatagcattttatcaaatcacctcattctttggggcacacgtgaggaacacaaatgcaaacaagcctgaatggtccccaggactatatacaactgaaaactcacaccccagaagtgactcgaacccatactgccaggagcaacgcaactggtatgtacagggacgccttaatccgcttgaccatcacgaccggactataaggaagtgatagccgaagctatttgaaccacttccccgccggcactcggatggtaatcttgggcatagcattttatcaaatcacctcattctttggggcacacgtgaggaacacaaatgcaaacaagcctgaatggtccccaggactatatacaactgaaaactcacaccccagaagtgactcgaacccatactgccaggagcaacgcaactggtatgtacagggacgccttaatccgcttgaccatcacgaccggactataaggaagtgatagccgaagctatttgaaccacttccccgccggcactcggatggtaatcttgggcatagcattttatcaaatcacctcattctttggggcacacgtgaggaacacaaatgcaaacaagcctgaatggtccccaggactatatacaactgaaaactcacaccccagaagtgactcgaacccatactgccaggagcaacgcaactggtatgtacagggacgccttaatccgcttgaccatcacgaccggactataaggaagtgatagccgaagctatttgaaccacttccccgccggcactcggatggtaatcttgggcatagcattttatcaaatcacctcattctttggggcacacgtgaggaacacaaatgcaaacaagcctgaatggtccccaggactatatacaactgaaaactcacaccccagaagtgactcgaacccatactgccaggagcaacgcaactggtatgtacagggacgccttaatccgcttgaccatcacgaccggactataaggaagtgatagccgaagctatttgaaccacttccccgccggcactcggatggtaatcttgggcatagcattttatcaaatcacctcattctttggggcacacgtgaggaacacaaatgcaaacaagcctgaatggtccccaggactatatacaactgaaaactcacaccccagaagtgactcgaacccatactgccaggagcaacgcaactggtatgtacagggacgccttaatccgcttgaccatcacgaccggactataaggaagtgatagccgaagctatttgaaccacttccccgccggcactcggatggtaatcttgggcatagcattttatcaaatcacctcattctttggggcacacgtgaggaacacaaatgcaaacaagcctgaatggtccccaggactatatacaactgaaaactcacaccccagaagtgactcgaacccatactgccaggagcaacgcaactggtatgtacagggacgccttaatccgcttgaccatcacgaccggactataaggaagtgatagccgaagctatttgaaccacttccccgccggcactcggatggtaatcttgggcatagcattttatcaaatcacctcattctttggggcacacgtgaggaacacaaatgcaaacaagcctgaatggtccccaggactatatacaactgaaaactcacaccccagaagtgactcgaacccatactgccaggagcaacgcaactggtatgtacagggacgccttaatccgcttgaccatcacgaccggactataaggaagtgatagccgaagctatttgaatccacttccccgccggcactcggatggtaatcttgggcatagcattttatcaaatcacctcattctttggggcacacgtgaggaacacaaatgcaaacaagcctgaatggtccccaggactatatacaactgaaaactcacaccccagaagtgactcgaacccatactgccaggagcaacgcaactggtatgtacagggacgccttaatccgcttgaccatcacgaccggactataaggaagtgatagccgaagctatttgaaccacttccccgccggcactcggatggtaatcttgggcatagcattttatcaaatcacctcattctttggggcacacgtgaggaacacaaatgcaaacaagcctgaatggtccccaggactatatacaactgaaaactcacaccccagaagtgactcgaacccatactgccaggagcaacgcaactggtatgtacagggacgccttaatccgcttgaccatcacgaccggactataaggaagtgatagccgaagctatttgaaccacttccccgccggcactcggatggtaatcttgggcatagcattttatcaaatcacctcattctttggggcacacgtgaggaacacaaatgcaaacaagcctgaatggtccccaggactatatacaactgaaaactcacaccccagaagtgactcgaacccatactgccaggagcaacgcaactggtatgtacagggacgccttaatccgcttgaccatcacgaccggactataaggaagtgatagccgaagctatttgaaccacttccccgccggcactcggatggtaatcttgggcatagcattttatcaaatcacctcattctttggggcacacgtgaggaacacaaatgcaaacaagcctgaatggtccccaggactatatacaactgaaaactcacaccccagaagtgactcgaacccatactgccaggagcaacgcaactggtatgtacagggacgccttaatccgcttgaccatcacgaccggactataaggaagtgatagccgaagctatttgaaccacttccccgccggcactcggatggtaatcttgggcatagcattttatcaaatcacctcattctttggggcacacgtgaggaacacaaatgcaaacaagcctgaatggtccccaggactatatacaactgaaaactcacaccccagaagtgactcgaacccatactgccaggagcaacgcaactggtatgtacagggacgccttaatccgcttgaccatcacgaccggactataaggaagtgatagccgaagctatttgaaccacttccccgctggcactcagatggtaatgttgggcatagcattttatcaaatcacctcattctttggggcacacgtgaggaacacaaatgcaaacaagcctgaatggtccccaagactatacacaactgaaaactcacaccccagaagtgattcgaacccatactgccaggagcaacgcaactggtaagtacagggacgccttaatccgcttgaccatcacgaccggactataaggaagtgatagccgaagctatttgaaccacttccccgctggcactcggatggtaatcttgggcatagcattttatcaaatcacctcattctttgggccacacgtgaggaacacaaatggaaacaagcgtgaatggtccccaagactatacacaactgaaaactcacaccccagaagtgattcgaacccatactgccaggagcaacgcaactggtatgtacagggacgccttaatccgcttgaccatcacgaccggactataaggaagtgatagccgaagctatttgaaccacttccctgctggcactcagatggtaatcttgggcatagcattttatcaaatcacctcattctttggggcacacgtgaggaacacaaatgcaaacaagcctgaatggtccccaggtctatatacaactgaaaactcacaccccagaagtgactcgaacccatactgccaggagcaacgcaactggtatgtacagggacgccttaatccgcttgaccatcacgaccggactataaggaagtgatagccgaagctatttgaaccacttccccgccggcactcggatggtaatcttgggcatagcattttatcaaatcacctcattctttggggcacacgtgaggaacacaaatgcaaacaagcctgaatggtccccaagactatatacaaatgaaaactcacaccccagaagtgactcgaacccatactgccaggagcaacgcaactggtatgtacagggacgccttaatccgcttgaccatcacgaccggactataaggaagtgatagccgaagctatttgaaccacttccccgccggcactcggatggtaatcttgggcatagcattttatcaaatcacctcattctttggggcacacgtgaggaacacaaatgcaaacaagcctgaatggtccccaggactatatacaactgaaaactcacaccccagaagtgactcgaacccatactgccaggagcaacgcaactggtatgtacagggacgccttaatccgcttgaccatcacgaccggactataaggaagtgatagccgaaactatttgatccacttccccgccggcactcggatggtaatcttggacatagcattttatcaaatcacctcattctttggggcacacgtgaggaacacaaatgcaaacaagcctgaatggtccccaggactatatacaactgaaaactcacaccccagaagtgactcgaacccatactgccaggagcaacgcaactggtatgtacagggacgccttaatccgcttgaccatcacgac is a genomic window containing:
- the LOC138354109 gene encoding uncharacterized protein; the protein is MDDYHDNVTIQPGNVPLDSFRVNVTTQPGNVPLDDYHVNVTTQPENVLLYDYHAIVITRPGNVPMDVYNVNVTTQPGNVTLHDYHVNVTKQPKNVPLDDHNVKETTQLGNVPLDDYNVKETTQLGNVSLDYYPVNVTTQLGSVPLDDYHVKVITQR